The Kaistia defluvii genome segment CGATGGCGCTCAGCCTGACGGAATGGCTGCGCGGTCATATCCTCACCGGCTTTCCCTGGAACGCATTTGGTTACGCCATGATGCCGAGCCCGGTCCTGATGCAGATTGCGTCGTGGATCGGCATCTGGGGCGTCACCTTCTTCGCCTTCCTGATCGCCGCGGCGCCGGTTCTGTGGTTCAGCCGCGATCCGGCGTACCGTTTTGCCGATCGCTGCGCCTTCTTCGCGCTCGCGGCGCTGTTCCTGGCCAATGTCGGCTTCGGCGTGGCCCGGCTTTCGGCCGCCGATGACGCCACTGTCCCCAACATTCGCCTGCGCCTGGTACAACCGAGGATCGCACAGGACGAGAAATGGGCGTCGGGCCGGGACGATGAAATTCTCGGTCGCTATCTGAGCCTCAGTGCAACCGGAATGGAGGACGGCAAGCCCGCGCCGTTCACCCATCTGATCTGGCCCGAGACCGCCTTTCCGTTCCTGCTGGACCAGAATCCGAACGCGCTCGCCGCGATCGGCGCGCTGCTGCCCGAGGGCTCGACCCTGATCACCGGGGCGGCGAGGGCAGAGGCGGTTGTGGGAGAGGAGGTCGAGGCCCGCGTCTTCAACAGCCTTCAGGTCATCGACTCTGACGGGTTTATACGACAATCTTACGATAAGGTGCACTTAGTTCCGTTTGGCGAGTACCTTCCCCTGGAAGCGATTTTTCGTCGACTCGGAATCAGTCAAATGATCGCTTTACCGGGTGGATTTGCTGCCGGTGATCGCCGTTTGACGCTCGACCTGCCCAATGCGCCATCCTTCAGTCCACTCATCTGTTACGAGATAATCTTCCCCGGCAGCGTCGTTGACGCCGGAAATCGACCGGCATGGATCGTTAATCTAACCAATGATGGCTGGTTTGGCGACACTCCGGGCCCTTGGCAGCATCTCCAGCAATCCGTCGTCCGGGCGGTCGAGGAAGGTCTCCCGGTCGTCCGGGCCGCGAACTCCGGCGTCTCGGCAATTATCGATCCCTATGGTCGGGTTCGGGCACAACGCGGCGTTGAAATGGTCGCTGTTCTCGACGGTGCGCTTCCTGTCGCACTAAGGCCGACAATCTATTCCAAGTATCGCGACAGTCTTTATTTCGCCTTGATGATACTCGCTCTCGTTGTCGTCTCTACTCGTGGTTTCACCCGGACTAAACAACGCAATTGACAGGCAGATTGCGCGGCTGCATTTTGCGCGCGGGCGGGGCTTATTGGATCGGCGGTCCATTTGCCGATCGTCGAGTGCAGGTGCGCGGACTAGTCGGGGCCAAACGGCCCTTACGGAATATTCCGGACAGTGCAGCATGGGTCTTAGGAGAGAAAGCCCTTGATGGCTAACAAGAAGCAGCCCAATCCGGTCGATACGCATGTGGGTGGGCGCGTCCGGCTTCGCCGTATGATGCAGGGCATGAGTCAGGAAAAGCTGGGCGAGAGCCTCGGCATCACGTTCCAGCAGATTCAGAAGTATGAGAAGGGCACCAACCGCATCGGCGCCAGCCGTCTTCAGCACATCGCGCAGGTGCTGGAAGTCCCGGTCTCGTTCTTTTTCGAGGATGCCCCCGGTTCCTCGACCGAGGTCGGCTTCGCTGAATCCCGCCCCGCCGCCTTCGTCACCGACTTCCTGACCAGCACGGAAGGTCTGCAGTTGAACAAGGCGTTCGTGCGGATCAAGGACACCAAGGTGCGTCGTCGGATCGTCGAACTCGTGCGTGCCGTGGCGGGTGAAGAAACCGAGGATTGATTGCTTTGCCGGCTCTGGCCGCGCGAGAGCTGGAAGACTGAGTTCCTGCTTGCGCCGGACCGGTCTGCGTCAGAACTTTGTTCTCCGTTCCCGCTGATCCGCGCCAACCAGCCCTTTGCAGCTTGACCCACTGGCGGTACTGGCTAAAAAAGCTCCTTGGTATTGCCGAAGCACCTGCTTCGGCCATTTTTCTGCACGGGGTCCGTTGCGGTGTCGAGAACGTCATATCTGTTCACGAGTGAGTCTGTTTCCGAAGGACATCCTGATAAGGTCTGTGACCGTATCTCCGACGAAATCGTCGATGCCTTCTTCCGCATCGGGCCGGAGCAGGGCTGGGATCCGAGCCATCTTCGGGTAGCTTGCGAAACGCTCGCCACCACCAATCGGGTGGTGATCGCCGGCGAGACCCGCGGGCCTGCGACGATCACTCGTGACCTCGTTTCCCATGTCGCCCGTCTGGCGATCAAGGATATCGGCTACGAGCAGGACGGCTTCCACTGGGAAACCGCCGCTGTCGACGTGCATCTCCATGCCCAGTCGGTCGATATCGCCCAGGGCGTGGATTCGGCCGGCAACAAGGATGAAGGCGCCGGCGACCAGGGCATCATGTTCGGTTACGCCTGCTCGGAAACGCCGGAACTGATGCCGGCGCCGATCTTCTACGCGCACCGCATCCTGAAGCGCCTGTCCGACGCCCGCCGCTCGGGCGAGACGCATGCGCTCGGCCCCGACGCCAAGAGCCAGGTCACCGTTCGCTACGACAATGGCAAGCCGGTCGAAGTCACGCAGATCGTGCTCTCGACCCAGCATCTCGACGAGCACCTCTCGTCGCATGACGTTCGCGCCATCGTCGAGCCCTATATCCGCGAAGCGCTCCCCGAGGGCTGGATCGGCGCCAACACCATCTGGCACGTCAATCCGACCGGCAAGTTCGTCATCGGCGGCCCGGATGGCGACGCCGGCCTGACCGGACGCAAGATCATCGTCGACACCTATGGCGGCGCGGCCCCGCATGGCGGCGGCGCGTTCTCCGGCAAGGATCCGACCAAGGTCGACCGCTCGGCCGCCTATGCGGCGCGCTATCTCGCCAAGAACGTCGTCGCCTCGGGCGCCGCGGAACGCTGCACCATCCAGCTCTCCTACGCCATCGGCGTGTCGCAGCCGCTGTCGATCTATGTCGACCTGCACGGCACCGGCAAGGTCGAGGAAGCGCGCGTCGAGAAGGTCCTGGCCGAGGTCATGGACCTGTCGCCGCGCGGCATTCGCGAGCATCTCCAGCTGAACCGTCCGATCTATGCCCGCACCTCGGCCTATGGCCATTTCGGCCGCGCGCCGGAAGCGGATGGCGGCTTCTCCTGGGAGCGGACCGACCTCGTGGATGCGATCCGTAAATCGCTGTGACCACGCCGGACCACGCGCTGCGGCGCGATTCCTTCTACGGCCGGCGCAAGGGACACAATCTCCGCGCCGGTCAGGCTGAAACCCTCGCCGACGTCCTGGCGCGGCTGAGCGTCGACGTATCGGCGCCTGCCCCTGCCTCGCTCCCCTCCCTGTTCGAAGCGCCGGTCGGCGACGTCGTGCTCGAGATCGGCTTCGGCGGCGGCGAGCATCTGGTGCATCGCGCGACCACGGAGCCGACCGTCGGCCGCATCGGCGTAGAGCCCTTCGTCAACGGCATGGCCAAGGCGGCGTCCGCCATCCATGCCGGCGAGCTGGCCAATGTCCGCCTGTTCGACCGCGACGCGGCCGAACTGCTCGACTGGCTGCCGCCCGCCAGCCTGGCGGCGATCGACCTGCTCTATCCCGACCCCTGGCCAAAATTCCGTCACTGGAAGCGCCGCTTCGTGTCGGAAAAGAACCTGGCGCGCTTCGCCCGCGTGCTGCGGCCGGGTGGCCTGTTCCGTTTCGCCTCCGACATCGAATCCTATGTCGAGTGGACGCTGCTGCATGTGCGCGATCACGCGGAATTCACCTGGACGGCGCGCGATGCCGACGACTGGCGCACGCCATGGGATGGCTGGCCCGGCACGCGCTACGAACAGAAGGCGTTCCGTGAGGGCCGCCAGGGCAGCTATCTGACCTTCCAGCGCCGCTGAGCGGCGTCCGGGCGCGCTGTTGCGCTCGCCTTTGGCTTCGAAACGATCCATCGACCGGGCCGTTCGAGCCAGTTTTGCTTGCATTCAAGCGCCTGTGGGCCTATACGCCTGTCATTCATCTCAAACGATCGGTTCGTAAGAGAGAGTGGACCCCCGGGCCCGCTCGGACCGAACGCACCTTGCGAGATCTTGAACGGAGCATGCCTTTGGCGGACGTCGCCCTGGAAAACGAAGCACGCATTGTCACCGAGACGGGCCTCGACGCCCGCGTCGCGGGGATTGTCGAACCCATCATCGAGGGGCTCGGCTATCGTCTGGTGCGCGTCAAGATTTCCAGCCGCAACGGCCAGACGCTGCAGATCATGGCCGAACGTCCGGACGGTTCGATGACGGTGGAAGATTGCGGCATCATCAGCCGCAACATTTCGCCGGCGCTCGACGTCGAGGATCCGGTCACGAGCGCCTACCATCTCGAGGTCTCCTCGCCCGGCATCGACCGGCCGCTGGTCCGCCGCACGGATTTCGTGCGCTGGGCAGGCCATGAAGCCAAGATCGAGCTCAGCGTCCCGGTCGAGGGGCGCAAGCGCTATCGCGGCATCCTGATCGGTCTCGACGGCGAGACGACCGGCGTCAAGCTCGAGGATGCGCCGGAAGGCGCGCCGGACCGGGTCTGGCTGCCGCTCGACACGATTGCCGATGCCAGGCTGATCATGACCGACGCCCTGGTCGCCGAGACGCTGCGCGAAGCCAAGCGCCAGCAGCCCGCCGACATCGACATCGACGACAATGATTTAACAGACGAGACCAGCGACGCTTGATCGCGACGCCGTCATCAGGTTCAGGTTAACGGAGACAGGACGATGGCAGTCAGCGCCAACCGCCTCGAACTTCTGCAGATCGCCGACGCGGTCGCCCGCGAGAAGGTGATCGACCGGCAGATCGTGATCGCCGCCATGGAGGATGCGATCCAGAAGGCGGCTCGCTCGCGTTACGGGTCGGAGACCGACGTGCGCGCCGAGATCAACCCGAAGACGGGTGAGATCCGGCTGCAGCGCCTGCTTCAGGTCGTCGAACAGGTCGATAATCCGGCGATCGAGATTTCGCTCGATCTTGCGACCGACCAGAACCCGGCAGCCCGCGTTGGCGATTACATCGCCGAAGCGCTGCCGCCGATGGATTTCGGCCGCATTGCGGCCCAGTCGGCCAAGCAGGTCATCGTGCAGAAGGTCCGCGAGGCCGAGCGCGATCGCCAGTTCGACGAGTTCAAGGACCGCATCGGCGAGATCATCAACGGCTCGGTCAAGCGCGTCGAATACGGCAATGTGATCGTCGATCTCGGCCGTGGCGAAGGCATCGTCCGTCGTGACGAGATGATTCCGCGCGAAGCCTTCCGCTATGGCGATCGTATCCGCGCCTATGTCTATGACGTGCGCCGCGAACAGCGCGGCCCGCAGATCTTCCTGTCGCGGACGCATCCGCAGTTCATGGCGAAGCTGTTCGCCCAGGAAGTGCCGGAAATCTATGATGGCATCATCGAGGTGAAGTCGGTTGCCCGCGATCCGGGTTCGCGCGCCAAGATGGCCGTGATCTCGCGTGACAGCTCGATCGATCCGGTCGGCGCCTGCGTCGGCATGCGCGGCAGCCGCGTCCAGGCCGTCGTCAACGAGCTCCAGGGCGAGAAGATCGACATCATTCCGTGGTCGCAGGATGCGGCTACCTTCATCGTCAACGCGCTGCAGCCGGCGGAAGTCGCCAAGGTCGTGCTCGACGAAGAAGCCTCGCGTATTGAAGTTGTGGTCCCGGATGACCAACTATCCCTTGCGATCGGTCGTCGCGGCCAGAATGTCCGCCTCGCCTCGCAGCTCACCGGTTGGGATATCGACATCCTGACCGAGCAGGAAGAATCCGAGCGCCGCCAGAAGGAATTCCAGGAGCGTTCGGCGCTGTTCAACACGGCGCTCGATGCCGATGAAGTCGTCGGCCAGCTTCTCGCTTCCGAAGGTTTCGCCTCGCTCGAGGAAATCGCATTCGTCGAGCCGGATGAACTGGCGTCGATCGAAGGCTTCGACGAAGAGACCGCGGCGGAACTGCAGCAGCGCGCCCGCGACTATCTCGACAAGCTCGAAACCGAGCATGACGAGGAGCGCAAGAAGCTCGGCGTCGCCGACGAACTCAAGGAAATCCCGGGCCTCACGAGCTCCATGCTCGTTGCGCTCGGCAAGGACGGCGTCAAGACGGTCGAGGATTTTGCCGGCTACGTGCCGGACGATCTGGTCGGCTGGGCGGAGCGGAACGAAGGCGAGACCACCCGCCATGGCGGCGTGCTCGATACCTTCAGCCTGTCCCGCAGCGATGCCGAGAACATGATCATGACCGCCCGCGTCAAGGCCGGCTGGATCACCGAGGACGAAGCCGCGGCGGAACTGGAAGCCAGCGTCGAGGGCGAAGAGGCCGAGGCCTGAGGCCGTTCGAAACGCGGAGAATCGATTTGCCGCGCAAGAGCGAGCCGACGACACGGAGTTGCATCGTCTCCAGGGAGACGATGCCGATCGAGAAACTGATCCGGTTCGTCATCGACCCGGAAGGAAAGGTGGTCCCGGATCTCCGGAACCGCTTGCCGGGCCGGGGCGTATGGGTAACCGCCCGCGCCGACATGGTGGCGCTGGCCGAGAAGAAGCGGCTTTTCGCCCGCGGCTTCAAGGAAGAGGTCACGGTCGAGCCAGGAATGGCCGGCCGCATTGAGAATTTGTTGGAGGACGCGGCCCTTTCGGCTCTGTCCTTCGCACGCAAGGCCGGTGAAATCGTCACCGGCTTCGCCAAGGTCGAGACGGCGATTGCCCGTGATGGGGTTGCCGGAATCGTGCAGGCGAAAGAGGCGGCCGAGGACGGCCGCGCGAAGATCGAGGCGGCCCTGAAACGTCGCTTTGGAAGGGCTGGCGCAGTTCCAACCATCCGTATGTTCCGATCGGAGCAATTGGATTTGGCATTGGGCCGGTCAAATGTGATACATGCTGCTCTGCTCGTGGGCCGGGCGAGTGAAAATGTGATAGAGCGTGTCGCCGCGCTCGCCTGTTTTCTGGGTGAAGACGGGCTCGTTGCTATTGGCGATGACGTTGGCGCGATCGACGCGCCGCAAGTGCGTGAACCGAACGTGTCGGCAATGGCCGAAGACCCCGCAGGACAGAAGACCGAATGAACGATACGAACAATAGCGGCGACAAGGATCTTGGCGGCGCGAAGAAGACACTGAGCCTCAAGGGCCGCGATCCGGAGCGCGGTACTGTGCGCCAGAGCTTTTCGCATGGCCGGACCAATACCGTTGTCGTCGAGAAGAAGAAGCGGGTGCTGATGCATGGCAAGGGCGAGCCGACCGCGGCAGCGCCGGTTGCCCCGCGTCCGTCGCCGGCTCCTTCCCCGACTTCCTCGGTGAAGCCGATCCAGTCCTCCGCGCCGTCGCGGCAGGGCCCGGCAGCACCGGTGCAGTCGCCTCGTCCGCAGGGCGGACGGTCCGGCATGGTGTTGCGCCAGCTGTCGACCGACGAGCTTGGCGCCCGCGCCAAGGCGCTGGCCGATGCCGTCGTTCGCGACGCCGAGGAGCGCCGCCAGGCCGAGATCGACGCGATCCGTCGCGCCGAAGAGGAAGTGCGTCTCGCCAAGGAGCGGGAAGAGGCAGCCAAGCGCCAGGCCGAGGAAGATGCTCGCCGCGCCGCCGAGGCCGTCATCCGCGAAAAGACCGAGGATACGGCACGCCGTCGTCTGAACGAGACCGCCCCGGCACCGGCCGCCCGCAAGCCTGCGGCCGACCAGCAGCCGGCGGGCCGTCCCGCCGCGCCGACGCAGCGCGATCCGAACGCCACCGAAAAGCCGGTGCAGCGCACCTCGGCTCCCGGTGCCCGTCCGGCCGGCCGTGGCGCCGACGAGGAGGATCGCTCCGGCGGCCTGCGTCCGTCGACCGCCAAGCGTCCGAAGGCCGTCGATCCCAAGCCCGTCAAGAAGGAAGAAGGCAACCCGCGCGGTCGCCTGACGCTTTCCAACGCGCTGAACGATTCCGAGCGCGAGCGTTCGCTGGCTTCGGTTCGCCGTCGCCGCGAGCGGGAACGCAATCGTCACATGTCGCAGGGCCCGCGCGAGAAGGTTTCCCGCGAAGTCATCCTGCCGGAGACGATCTCGATCGGCGATCTCGCCAATCGTATGGCCGAACGCGCCGTCGACGTGATCAAGTTCCTGATGAAGCAGGGCCAGTTGCTCAAGGCCACCGACGTGATCGACGCCGATATGGCGCAGATCATCGCCGAGGACATGGGCCACACGGTTCGCCGCGTCGCCGATTCCGACGTCGAGGAAGGCCTGTTCGCGACCAGCGACGAGCAGGGTGAACTCATCACCCGCGCTCCCGTCGTCACGATCATGGGCCATGTCGACCACGGCAAGACGTCGCTGCTCGACGCGATCCGCAAGACCAATGTGCAGACGGGCGAGGCCGGTGGCATCACCCAGCATATCGGCGCGTACCAGGTCGAACAGAATGGTCACAAGATCACCTTCATCGACACGCCCGGCCACGCCGCCTTCACGGCGATGCGGTCCCGCGGCGCCAAGTCGACGGATATCGTGATCCTGGTCGTGGCCGCCGATGATGGCGTGATGCCGCAGACGATCGAGGCGATCAATCATGCCCGCGCCGCCAAGGTGCCGGTCATCGTGGCGATCAACAAGATCGACAAGCCCTCTGCCGACCCGACCCGGGTTCGCACCGAGCTGCTGCAGCACGAGATCTTCGTTGAATCGATGGGCGGCGAGACGCTGGACGTCGAGGTTTCGGCCAAGACGGGCGAGAATCTCGACAAGCTGCTCGAGACCATCCTGCTGCAGTCCGAAGTGCTCGACCTCAAGGCCGATCCCAATCGTTCGGCCGAAGGCACCGTCATCGAGGCCAAGCTCGACAAGGGCCGCGGCCCCGTCGCGACGGTCCTCGTCCAGCGCGGTACGCTGCGTCCGGGCGACATCGTCGTCGCCGGTTCGGAATGGGGCCGCGTCCGCGCGCTCCTGAACGATCGCGGCACCGCCATGACCGAGGCAGAGCCGTCAACGCCGGTCGAGGTCCTGGGCTTCCAGGGCGCGCCGGCCGCCGGTGACCGCTTCGCCGTCGTCGAGACGGAAGCGCGTGCCCGTGAAATCGCGGATTACCGTGCCCGTCAGAAGCGCGAGAAGGCAGTGGCCCGTCAGACGACGGCTCGCGGCTCGCTCGCCGAGATGATGAACCAGCGTCAGAGCGCCGGCCTCAAGGAATTCCCGCTCGTCATCAAGGGTGACGTGCAGGGCTCCGTCGAGGCGATCGCCGGCGCGCTGGAAGCGCTCGGCACGGATGAAGTGCAGGCTCGCATCATCCTGTCCGGCGTCGGTGGCGTCACCGAGTCCGATGTCACACTGGCCGCGACGTCGAATGCGGCGATCATCGGCTTCAACGTCCGCGCCAACAAGCAGGCGCGCGATGTGGCCGACCGCGAAGGCATCGAGATCCGCTACTACAACATCATCTACGACCTCGTGGATGACGTGAAGGCAGCGATGTCCGGCCTGCTCACGCCCGAGCGGCGCGAGACGATGCTGGGCAATGCCGAGATCCTGGAAGTGTTCAACATCTCCAAGGTCGGCAAGGTCGCGGGTTGCCGCGTCACCGATGGTACGGTCGAGCGCGGCGCCAATGTCCGCCTCATCCGCGACAATGTCGTCGTTCACGACGGCAAGCTGTCGACGCTCAAGCGCTTCAAGGACGAAGTCAAGGAAGTGCCGGCGGGCCAGGAATGCGGTATGGCCTTCGAGAAGTACGAAGACATGCGCGCTGGCGATATCATCGAGTGCTACCGCGTCGAAGAGATCAAGCGCTCGCTCTAAGGAGCGGTCGTCTGGGTAGTGAAGTGCGGGATGAACGCGCCCCTTGCGGGCACGTTCATCCCGTTCGCAATTGGATCGGCCGGACGAATGTCGCGGCCTGAGGCGGATCCCTCCCGGGAGCGGACCGCACGCTGCCTGAATGGCGCGATGGAGTATTTCCGAATGGCCAGAACGGCTGCCAATGGCAAGAAGATCGGCGTGGCGGGCCAGCGCCAGCTCCGCGTCGGCGAGCTCGTCCGACATGCCTTGTCCGAGGTGCTTTCGCGCGGCGATCTCAGCGATCCCGCGCTGGACGGCATCATCGTGACCGTCCCGGAAGTCCGGGTCTCGAACGATCTCAAGATGGCCACCTGCTATATCATGCCGCTCGGCGGGCAGAATGGCGACGCGGTCGTGGCAGCGCTGGAACTGCATCGCAAATATCTGCGCGGCGAGGTTTCGCGGCGGATGGAGATCAAGTTCGCCGTCGATCTCAAATTCGTGCTCGACACCTCCTTTGCCGAGGCCGCCCGCATCGATGCCCTGCTGCGCCACGATCCGGTGGTCCGCCAGGACATTGAATCCGCCGCGCATGACGACGATTCCGACGAAGAGTAGATCATGGGCCAACGCCAGAAGAAGGGCCGGCCGGTTTCCGGCTGGCTCAGCCTCGACAAGCCGCTGGGCATGACCTCGACCCAGGCGGTCTCCGTGGTGAAGCGCCTGTTCGGCGCGCAGAAGGCCGGCCATGCCGGCACGCTCGACCCGCTGGCGACCGGTTGCCTGCCGATCGCGCTGGGTGAGGCGACCAAGACGGTGCCGTTCATCATGGACGGCCGCAAGATTTATGGCTTCACGGTGCGCTGGGGCGAGGAAACCCGCACCGACGACGCCGAGGGCCAGCCCGTCGCCACTTCCGACGTGCGGCCGACCCGTGAGGCGATCGAGGCTGTACTCAGCGAGTTCACCGGCGAGATCATGCAGGTGCCGCCCGCCTTCTCGGCGATCAAGGTTGAAGGCGAACGCGCCTATGACCTCGCCCGCGACGGCGAGGACGTGGTCCTCGAGGCCCGTCCGATCCAGGTCCACCGTCTCGATCTCGTCGACATGCCGGACGAGCATACCGCCGTCTTCTCGGCCGAATGCGGCAAGGGCACCTATGTGCGGGCGATCGCCCGCGACATGGCCCGGGCGCTCGGCACGCGCGGCCATGTCGTCGGCCTGCGCCGGCTGCTGGTCGGTCCGTTCGACGAGGCCTCCATGGTCAAGCTCGACGATCTGCGCGCGACCCATGAAGAGGGTGGCGCCGAAGGCTGCGACACGCATCTCGATCCCGTCGAGTTCGCGCTTGGCGAACTGGCAGAGGTGCGGCTTTCCGAGCCTGACGCCGTGCGGCTTCGCAATGGCCAGAGCGTGCTGCTGCGCGGCCGCGATGCACCCGCCAACGGCGAGACGGTGTTCGCGACGGTGGCCGGAACGCTGATCGCGATCGGCGAGGTCGAGCGCGGCGAGTTCCATCCCTCGCGCGTCTTCGTCGGCGCGTGATCGCGGCTTGCCCCAGTTTTCGCTGGCTATTGAGCCCCTTTTCGGCCATATAGGCCGCGCTCCCGGACGGTCCTGACCGTCTGGGCGAAGTCGCTTGGAGCGACGACCGTGCTGGACGACATCCCGGCACTGGCCGTCGAACGAGCGGCGACCGCGACGGTTTCGGCCGTTCGGTACGTCAGAGATCGACGCTGCGTCAGCGTCCTGATGCCGGGTGACCGGCGGGGGGAGGGCGGGCAGGCTTCGATCAAACCTTATGAATTTCCGGCACGAAAGCCGGGACTAGAGCCCAGGAAAGGGATAACCGATGTCGATCACAGCTGCTCGCAAGGCGGAACTGATCAAGGAATTCGCCACCGTCGAGAACGATACCGGCTCGCCGGAAGTGCAGGTTGCCGTGCTCACCGAGCGGATCGTCAACCTGACCGAGCACTTCAAGGGTCATGCCAAGGACAATCATTCGCGCCGCGGTCTGCTCAAGATGGTCAGCCAGCGTCGCAGCCAGCTCGACTATCTGAAGAAGACGGACGAGCAGCGCTACAAGACGCTCATCGAGCGCCTCGGCCTGCGTCGCTGAGACAGGCGGGCCTCTGGCCCGCCTCCAAAGACGCCTGTACGGCGCGGCGGCATGGGGCTGCCGCGCGAATTGCCCGCGGATCAGCGGTCGAGCCATGGCAGGATCGCCGGATGCTTTGTCCTTGCAAGGTCGAAAGCCTCTAGCCGTCTTGCTCATGGCTCTTTTGGCGCATCCGCGCAGGAAAGGAATTTGCCATGTTCGATGTTCAACGCGTCGAAATTGAATGGGGCGGCCGTCAGCTCGTCCTCGAGACGGGCAAGATCGCCCGCCAGGCCGATGGCGCCGTTC includes the following:
- the lnt gene encoding apolipoprotein N-acyltransferase, which translates into the protein MAIRSNSLAAPGRPRIGLLARGWRQIAVAILAGAASALALPPLGWFPVLWITLPVFVLLLDDAPARPDAAPLARFRAGFAVGWSFGFGYFVGGLWWIGAAFLVDAAAFAWLMPAAVLALPAGLALFWGLGAGVARLFWAPDWSRLVMLAMALSLTEWLRGHILTGFPWNAFGYAMMPSPVLMQIASWIGIWGVTFFAFLIAAAPVLWFSRDPAYRFADRCAFFALAALFLANVGFGVARLSAADDATVPNIRLRLVQPRIAQDEKWASGRDDEILGRYLSLSATGMEDGKPAPFTHLIWPETAFPFLLDQNPNALAAIGALLPEGSTLITGAARAEAVVGEEVEARVFNSLQVIDSDGFIRQSYDKVHLVPFGEYLPLEAIFRRLGISQMIALPGGFAAGDRRLTLDLPNAPSFSPLICYEIIFPGSVVDAGNRPAWIVNLTNDGWFGDTPGPWQHLQQSVVRAVEEGLPVVRAANSGVSAIIDPYGRVRAQRGVEMVAVLDGALPVALRPTIYSKYRDSLYFALMILALVVVSTRGFTRTKQRN
- a CDS encoding helix-turn-helix domain-containing protein, producing the protein MMANKKQPNPVDTHVGGRVRLRRMMQGMSQEKLGESLGITFQQIQKYEKGTNRIGASRLQHIAQVLEVPVSFFFEDAPGSSTEVGFAESRPAAFVTDFLTSTEGLQLNKAFVRIKDTKVRRRIVELVRAVAGEETED
- the metK gene encoding methionine adenosyltransferase, with protein sequence MSRTSYLFTSESVSEGHPDKVCDRISDEIVDAFFRIGPEQGWDPSHLRVACETLATTNRVVIAGETRGPATITRDLVSHVARLAIKDIGYEQDGFHWETAAVDVHLHAQSVDIAQGVDSAGNKDEGAGDQGIMFGYACSETPELMPAPIFYAHRILKRLSDARRSGETHALGPDAKSQVTVRYDNGKPVEVTQIVLSTQHLDEHLSSHDVRAIVEPYIREALPEGWIGANTIWHVNPTGKFVIGGPDGDAGLTGRKIIVDTYGGAAPHGGGAFSGKDPTKVDRSAAYAARYLAKNVVASGAAERCTIQLSYAIGVSQPLSIYVDLHGTGKVEEARVEKVLAEVMDLSPRGIREHLQLNRPIYARTSAYGHFGRAPEADGGFSWERTDLVDAIRKSL
- the trmB gene encoding tRNA (guanosine(46)-N7)-methyltransferase TrmB — translated: MTTPDHALRRDSFYGRRKGHNLRAGQAETLADVLARLSVDVSAPAPASLPSLFEAPVGDVVLEIGFGGGEHLVHRATTEPTVGRIGVEPFVNGMAKAASAIHAGELANVRLFDRDAAELLDWLPPASLAAIDLLYPDPWPKFRHWKRRFVSEKNLARFARVLRPGGLFRFASDIESYVEWTLLHVRDHAEFTWTARDADDWRTPWDGWPGTRYEQKAFREGRQGSYLTFQRR
- the rimP gene encoding ribosome maturation factor RimP; this encodes MPLADVALENEARIVTETGLDARVAGIVEPIIEGLGYRLVRVKISSRNGQTLQIMAERPDGSMTVEDCGIISRNISPALDVEDPVTSAYHLEVSSPGIDRPLVRRTDFVRWAGHEAKIELSVPVEGRKRYRGILIGLDGETTGVKLEDAPEGAPDRVWLPLDTIADARLIMTDALVAETLREAKRQQPADIDIDDNDLTDETSDA
- the nusA gene encoding transcription termination factor NusA, which gives rise to MAVSANRLELLQIADAVAREKVIDRQIVIAAMEDAIQKAARSRYGSETDVRAEINPKTGEIRLQRLLQVVEQVDNPAIEISLDLATDQNPAARVGDYIAEALPPMDFGRIAAQSAKQVIVQKVREAERDRQFDEFKDRIGEIINGSVKRVEYGNVIVDLGRGEGIVRRDEMIPREAFRYGDRIRAYVYDVRREQRGPQIFLSRTHPQFMAKLFAQEVPEIYDGIIEVKSVARDPGSRAKMAVISRDSSIDPVGACVGMRGSRVQAVVNELQGEKIDIIPWSQDAATFIVNALQPAEVAKVVLDEEASRIEVVVPDDQLSLAIGRRGQNVRLASQLTGWDIDILTEQEESERRQKEFQERSALFNTALDADEVVGQLLASEGFASLEEIAFVEPDELASIEGFDEETAAELQQRARDYLDKLETEHDEERKKLGVADELKEIPGLTSSMLVALGKDGVKTVEDFAGYVPDDLVGWAERNEGETTRHGGVLDTFSLSRSDAENMIMTARVKAGWITEDEAAAELEASVEGEEAEA
- a CDS encoding RNA-binding protein, whose product is MPRKSEPTTRSCIVSRETMPIEKLIRFVIDPEGKVVPDLRNRLPGRGVWVTARADMVALAEKKRLFARGFKEEVTVEPGMAGRIENLLEDAALSALSFARKAGEIVTGFAKVETAIARDGVAGIVQAKEAAEDGRAKIEAALKRRFGRAGAVPTIRMFRSEQLDLALGRSNVIHAALLVGRASENVIERVAALACFLGEDGLVAIGDDVGAIDAPQVREPNVSAMAEDPAGQKTE
- the infB gene encoding translation initiation factor IF-2, with product MNDTNNSGDKDLGGAKKTLSLKGRDPERGTVRQSFSHGRTNTVVVEKKKRVLMHGKGEPTAAAPVAPRPSPAPSPTSSVKPIQSSAPSRQGPAAPVQSPRPQGGRSGMVLRQLSTDELGARAKALADAVVRDAEERRQAEIDAIRRAEEEVRLAKEREEAAKRQAEEDARRAAEAVIREKTEDTARRRLNETAPAPAARKPAADQQPAGRPAAPTQRDPNATEKPVQRTSAPGARPAGRGADEEDRSGGLRPSTAKRPKAVDPKPVKKEEGNPRGRLTLSNALNDSERERSLASVRRRRERERNRHMSQGPREKVSREVILPETISIGDLANRMAERAVDVIKFLMKQGQLLKATDVIDADMAQIIAEDMGHTVRRVADSDVEEGLFATSDEQGELITRAPVVTIMGHVDHGKTSLLDAIRKTNVQTGEAGGITQHIGAYQVEQNGHKITFIDTPGHAAFTAMRSRGAKSTDIVILVVAADDGVMPQTIEAINHARAAKVPVIVAINKIDKPSADPTRVRTELLQHEIFVESMGGETLDVEVSAKTGENLDKLLETILLQSEVLDLKADPNRSAEGTVIEAKLDKGRGPVATVLVQRGTLRPGDIVVAGSEWGRVRALLNDRGTAMTEAEPSTPVEVLGFQGAPAAGDRFAVVETEARAREIADYRARQKREKAVARQTTARGSLAEMMNQRQSAGLKEFPLVIKGDVQGSVEAIAGALEALGTDEVQARIILSGVGGVTESDVTLAATSNAAIIGFNVRANKQARDVADREGIEIRYYNIIYDLVDDVKAAMSGLLTPERRETMLGNAEILEVFNISKVGKVAGCRVTDGTVERGANVRLIRDNVVVHDGKLSTLKRFKDEVKEVPAGQECGMAFEKYEDMRAGDIIECYRVEEIKRSL